In one window of Coralliovum pocilloporae DNA:
- a CDS encoding heme/hemin ABC transporter substrate-binding protein — MRYGLPSLMLSTGFAVALSAVAVFADNTDPSAVTETDRRRIVSIGGAVTETIYALGKGDLVIATDTTSSVPASVQSKPNVGYMRALSAEGVLSTNPTMIIATEGSGPRETMELLQSASLPLVIIPEDFTPEGLGRRIKAIGAAIGEKDKAADMSRAVQDRLSDLSAETSAIPDADRKKILFVLSAQDGRILAAGTDTEAHAMIEFAGGINVLPSISGYKPVSPEAISDAAPDVILVMTRSNHPYDIDALLKSPSLKRTPAGQNKHVVAMNGLYLLGFGPRTADAARDLAHQLHPDHIAKPKPVLTD, encoded by the coding sequence ATGAGGTATGGATTACCATCTCTGATGCTGTCGACCGGATTTGCTGTCGCTTTGTCAGCGGTCGCTGTTTTCGCAGACAATACAGACCCTTCAGCAGTGACCGAGACTGATCGACGGCGTATTGTCTCAATCGGCGGCGCTGTCACAGAAACGATTTACGCGCTCGGCAAGGGCGATCTCGTTATTGCAACTGACACGACGAGCAGTGTTCCAGCGTCTGTTCAGTCCAAGCCGAATGTCGGTTACATGCGGGCCTTGTCCGCAGAAGGCGTGCTCTCCACCAACCCCACCATGATCATTGCGACCGAGGGTTCCGGGCCAAGGGAAACGATGGAGCTGCTTCAATCTGCATCGCTTCCACTTGTTATCATACCCGAAGATTTCACACCGGAGGGTCTAGGGCGACGGATTAAGGCTATCGGTGCAGCCATTGGAGAGAAAGACAAGGCGGCAGATATGTCCCGGGCCGTGCAGGACAGGCTGTCAGACCTGTCTGCAGAGACATCCGCAATCCCCGATGCTGATCGCAAGAAAATCCTGTTCGTTCTCAGCGCCCAAGACGGTCGCATTCTCGCGGCTGGAACGGATACAGAGGCCCATGCGATGATCGAATTTGCTGGCGGCATCAATGTGTTGCCGTCCATCTCCGGGTACAAGCCGGTCTCTCCGGAAGCAATTTCTGACGCAGCACCGGATGTTATCCTCGTCATGACGCGCAGCAATCATCCATATGACATTGATGCACTGCTCAAGTCTCCGTCCCTGAAGAGGACACCAGCCGGGCAGAATAAGCACGTTGTCGCCATGAACGGCTTATACCTCCTGGGCTTTGGGCCACGTACGGCAGATGCAGCGCGGGATCTGGCTCATCAGCTTCATCCGGATCACATCGCAAAACCCAAGCCTGTTCTGACGGATTGA
- a CDS encoding FecCD family ABC transporter permease encodes MSLVTSSSGVLHPSRLSFTPGDRSGLGLTTIVGLSVLLVLCMLVATTIGASNLSVADVVTLIWSSATGQLNTASVSGSVILFEIRFPRVLTGALVGAALATSGAVMQGLFRNPLADPGLIGVSAGAALFAGVIIVLGATVLSGLQAALGYFLLPIGAFIGALCVTALLYRISTHGGVTSIATLLLAGLAVNALAGALLGILIFISDDQQLRDLNFWQLGSLAGATWEKTQIIAPLIMTTLLALFCLGRGLNALVLGESQARYIGVSTQSLKRLGIVLVALATGSAVAVAGAIGFVGIIAPHLLRLIIGPDNRYLLPASALLGGTFVVMADAVCRVIVAPAELPIGIVMALAGAPFFLWILLKRRGMLD; translated from the coding sequence ATGTCTCTTGTCACGTCTTCTTCCGGTGTGCTCCATCCAAGCCGCCTGTCTTTCACGCCGGGAGATCGAAGCGGCCTTGGCCTCACGACAATTGTCGGGCTATCGGTTCTGCTGGTGCTGTGCATGCTGGTTGCGACAACCATCGGGGCAAGCAATCTGTCTGTCGCAGATGTCGTCACCCTGATCTGGTCTTCAGCAACAGGCCAGCTGAATACAGCAAGTGTCAGTGGATCTGTCATCCTCTTCGAGATCCGGTTTCCCCGTGTATTGACAGGAGCCCTGGTCGGGGCTGCACTGGCGACATCAGGTGCCGTTATGCAAGGCCTGTTTCGTAACCCGTTGGCTGATCCCGGTCTGATTGGCGTATCAGCCGGAGCCGCGCTTTTTGCCGGGGTCATAATTGTTCTTGGTGCCACTGTCCTGAGCGGGCTCCAAGCGGCTCTGGGATATTTCCTGCTGCCGATTGGAGCATTTATCGGCGCACTTTGTGTAACCGCGCTACTCTACCGCATATCAACACATGGCGGTGTGACGTCAATCGCAACTCTGTTGCTGGCGGGTCTGGCTGTGAACGCGCTTGCCGGTGCATTGCTGGGCATTCTCATCTTCATCAGCGATGATCAGCAATTGCGTGATCTGAACTTCTGGCAACTCGGCAGCCTCGCCGGGGCAACCTGGGAGAAAACTCAGATTATCGCTCCTCTCATCATGACAACACTGCTGGCATTATTTTGCCTGGGGCGTGGCCTGAATGCGCTGGTTCTGGGTGAAAGTCAGGCCCGTTATATTGGCGTTTCGACACAAAGCCTGAAACGCCTTGGCATCGTGCTGGTAGCACTGGCGACAGGTTCTGCCGTTGCTGTTGCTGGCGCAATCGGCTTCGTCGGCATCATCGCACCGCATTTACTGAGGCTCATCATTGGCCCGGACAACCGGTATCTGCTGCCTGCATCAGCACTTTTGGGCGGGACCTTTGTCGTCATGGCGGATGCTGTCTGTCGTGTGATTGTTGCTCCGGCCGAGCTTCCGATCGGTATTGTTATGGCCCTTGCAGGCGCTCCATTCTTCCTTTGGATTCTCCTCAAACGACGCGGGATGCTGGAC